The sequence below is a genomic window from Acidobacteriota bacterium.
CTTGTCCAGCACGCCGAGCGCCTGGAGGATGACGGCTCGGTCGGCCATCCACTCGGGGTCGTCTTCGGGCAGGCGGACGGCCAGAAAGCCCCAGCTCGTCTTCACACCGTGGTCTCCAGAGGGCATGTGGCAGAAGGCGCACGTGGGTGTCCGCGGCGAGTCTGGGTAGGCCGTGGCGGCCTCCTTGTACCAGTCCTTGATGGGGACCTCCCAGTTGGTCTTGTGGGCGGTCTGCATGTAGAGGGCGCCATGTTTGCTCGTGGAGTACATCTCCCACTGGGGATGGTCGAAGCCCATGTGGCAGGTGGCGCAGGCCTCGGGACGGCGCGCCTCGGCCGCCGAGAACAAATGGCGGGTGTGGCAGGAGTCGCACTTGCCGCCGTCCAGGCCCACCCGGTGGCACCCCCCGCAGCCTTTCATGCCGTCCATGAGGGCGTGGGGCTGGTCCCCGGTCGTGGGCATGGCGTTCATGGCGACCCACGCCGCGGCGTGCTTGCTCTTCGCGAACTGCCCCGCCTGATCGGGATGGCACCGGGCGCAGGTCTTGGCGGAGACCGACCGGACGACGCCCTTCGCCTCGCAGGCGCCGGTCTTTGAGGCTGGATCTCCCGTCAGGTGGCACTCGGCGCACGTGACCTCCCCCGCCGCATGCTTGGAGAGCTTCCAGTCGCGAAGGGCGCTTCCCGTGATGCCTTTGGCGGTGTGGCATCCCACGCAGTCGGGCCCATCGGCGGCGGCCGTGGAGAACGCCGCGAAAAGCCCCAGCAGGACGGTGAAACGAAGCCATTTCTTCTTCATCGAAGCCTCCCTATGAACCCCAGCGGACGCCCTCCGCGCCCGCTTTCTCACGGTCTCGACGCGGCCAGCTCGGCGGCCTTGGCCTGGCCTTGCCGCGCGTAATCGATGGCCTCCCCGAGGATCCTGGCGGCCTCCTGAGGCGCGTGGAACCCCATGGAATTCTCGGAGGACACAAAGTCGATGCGCCACTGGGCCTTTCGCTGTAGATCGAGGACCGGGGCGAGGTCGGCGGGGGTGGCGCCCCCGGCCTGGGCGGCGCGGACGGCGTCCAATTGGTCCATCAAAGCCGACGCGGCCCGCTGGAGAAGCGCGTGGTTCCTTTCCTGGATCAGGTCCACCCGGGCTCGGATTTCCGCCTCCGGGTAGCGGTGACAGGGTTGGCAGGCCCGCGATATGGACTCGTCGTTGACGAGGGGGCTGCGCACCCAATGGTCCGAGATCTTGAGGGCCCCCTGACGGACGTAGGGCATGTGGCAGTCCGCGCAGGCGACGCCGGAGCGGGAGTGGATTCCCTGATTCCACATTTCGAACTCCGGGTGCTGGGCCTTGAGGGCCGGGGCTCCCGTCTCCGCGTGGGTCCAGTCCTTGTATCCGGCCTCGTCGTAGTAGGCCTCGATCTCCTCGACCCGGAGGCCCTTGTGCCAGGGGTAGGTGAGGGTCTTCCTCTCGCCCTTGAAGTAGTACTCCACATGGCACTGCCCGCAGACGTACGAGCGCATTTCCTGTCGTGTGGCATCCCGGTTGGGGTCGTAGTCCGCGATGCCCTGGGAGGCCTTCAGGGCCCGGATCCCGTTCAGGAACCCCGGGCGCGTGACGCGCAGTTCCATGCTCTTGGGGTCGTGACAGTCCACGCACGACACGGGGTGGCGAACCAGGGCCTTCCCCGATTCGTCCTTGAAATCGTGTGCTTGCTGGTAGGGCATGGCGCAGACCTCTTCGAAGCCCTTCATGACGTCCCCGTTCCCCACGTGGCGGTAGAGGGGGATGATGGAGGCATGGCAGTGGAGGCATGCTCCGGGCTGGGCCTTTTTGGTCACCCTCTCGGTGTGTTCCTGGTCGAAAAGCATGTAGGCGTGCCCTCTCCGATCGCGGTAGTCGATGGAGAAGGCGTATCCGTCGTACATGCGCTTGAGCCAGGGGTCGCGCTCCAGCTTTTGGGCCGGCATGGCCTCGCTCCCGCCGAACTTCGTCCGCGTGGCGTCCGCCGTCCGTTTGTAGGCATCGAACTGCCGGGGCCAGTTCATCCCCCAGGTCTCCGGATCGGTCGTTTCCTCCGAGACCTGGACGAGTTTGAGATACGGGTCCTTCGCCTCCTGCTTCCTCTCGAATATGTTCACGAGAAGGGCCGTGACGACCGCGCTCGCGACGGCTGCCGCCACGGCGACCGCCGTGAAGAGGGCCCATCTCCCCCCGGACTCCTTCCACCAACCCGTCCAACCCGGCGCCATCCTCCGCCTCCTTGGCCGGCCCCGGGCCTCTCCGGGACCTGGCGGCCCTTAGACTTTCCGAACGAGGCTGTCAACCGTTCTGGGTCTCCCGTTTCCCTCTTCCAGCGATCCCCCTCTTCAGCGTACCGGACCGTGGCCCACGTCGGCGTGGCAGTGGACACACCGCACGCCCCCCGCCCGGGCGGAAGCGCTCGCCACGAGATCGTGAACGAGTTCGCCGTGGCACCGCACGCAGTTCTCTTGAAGGATCCCGGCGTTCTTCTCCTTGATGCGGATGGGCTCGTGGAAGTCCTGGAGGGTGAATCCGCGGGAATGGTGATACCCGTTCTCCGCCTTGGCGAGGTATTTTTCCACAAAGCCGTGGGGCAGGTGGCAATCCACGCAGGCCGCCGCCCCGTGGTGTCCCGATTTCTGCCAGGAATCGAAGGAGTCGTTCATGATGTGGCAGTTCCGGCAGGCGGCCGGGTCCTGGCTGAAGTAGGAGAGGCCCTCGGCGTAGCCGAAGGTGAAGAATCCGACGCCCGCCGCGACGCCCACGAGCAGGGCCGCGACCCAGAGTGGGGACGGCAGGTTCGGAATGCCGCGGGTCATGGGGGCCTCCTTCGGCTAGTATGCGAGAGCCACCTGCACGTACGCCAGACGGCTGGGATCGGGCCCCCGGACGGCCTTCGCGAACTCGCCGGGATCGTACTGGGAGACGCCGGCGAGCCATTTCACCGAGGGCCGCGTCTTGAAGCCTCCCGAAACCGCGAGGTCCACCTCTCGACCCACGCGGCCGCCGGAACCGCCCGAAGGATCGCGTCCCATCAGGGCCCCTCCCGCGGAGGTCCAGGAGGCGGTGGGGGAGTCGAGGCGGAAGTCGTGGACCTCCACCTCAAGGCGCACCTTCTCCCGGATCAGGACCGAACCGAAGATCTTGACCTCGCGAAGGTTGCTCCAGTTGTGGTAGTCCATGAGGCCGTACTTGTTGTGATTGGTGGGGAAGAGGTTGTCGAAGGAGCCGGATCGGCCGTCCAAGGGGTCCTCGTCGCCGGAGGCGCGGTTCCATTCGGCCCCCAGGGCGACGCCGGCGTCCGAGGGAAGGGTCCAGGTCACCCGGAGCGACTGGGCATCCGCCCGGTGCCGGTCGGGGCCCCGCTCTCCCGTCTGCCACGCGGATTCGAGTGCGAGCTCCAGGCCCGCCCCAGGCGCCCAGAGAAGCCGGCCCCCGTAGGTCGGGATGCGGCTCCTGAACTCCCCCCCGAGCTCGCCGGGCGTGCGTCCCCCGTCCCGCTTGAGAAGCAAGTAGGCCTCCGCCTTCAGGTCCTTGCGGTCCTGGAGGAACCCGGCGTAGAGACCGGAGAGCGTCTGGTCCGGCGTGTCCCCGAGAAGAGGCCTTCGCCTGGCCCGTGCGAGAAACGCATCCAGAAAGACGCCGCTCGATTCGAAACGGACCTTGGCGGCGTCGAAGGAGCGCCCGACGTTCGACCATCCGAAGGCTCCCACGAGACGTTCCTCGCCGTAGGAGAGTTCCTGGCGGCCCAACCTGGTGGACAGGCCTTTCACGCCTCCGAGACCCCGAACCTCCACATAAGCCTGACGGAGATCGGAGTGCCGGCCGGCGATCTTGGCAGGGACGGCGTCGGCGCCCCAGTGACGGCTGTCCTGTCCCTCCGCAAAAATCCTCAAGGACGTGCCGAACCGAAGGTCCAGGCCGGCCCGAAAGCGGTTTCCCACAAAGGCGTTGCGGTCCTCCGCTTCCTTCTGGAAGTCCGCGTCCTCTCGGATCTCCCAACGGGCCCTTTCCTCCAGGAGGAGGGAGAGGGACCCCTCTCCGCCTTCCCAGAGTGGAAGGCCCTGGGCCTTTGCCGTGAGCGCGACCCACAACCAGATGGCTCCGACCCATCCCCTCCGTACCCATCCCATGGCATGCCTCCCTCGTCCAGCACGCCCGACCGGGGGCGGGCGCGATGCCGCCCTAGGATCGCAGGGTCGCCAGCGGCCTTTCCTTGACCAAGGTCAAAAGAAAGACGAACCGTCCGGCCGCCTGGACGGCGTGAACGAGCCCCTTGGGCATCACGTAGACCGAGCCGGGGGCCGCTTCGTGGTCTTCGTCACCGAGCCGCACGGTGGCCTTCCCCTCGACCACGTGGATCACCGCTTCGAAGGGGGCCGTGTGTTCCGAGAGGGTCTGTCCCTCCTCAAAACAAAAGAGCACCAGTTTGAGGGCCGGCGAGTCGTAGAGGGTCTTGCTGACGATCCCTCGCTCGGCGAACTGAATCTGCCGGGTCAGGTCCTGGGCGATGGGGGTCAGGGATTCGGTCATGGGGTCTCCACAAGAAAGAAGCAGGCCGGGGTCAGGTGGGGCCCCGGCCCGCTTCGGGGTTCAGTGGGCATGGACGGTCTTTTGGGCGTCTTCTGGGCGCTCCTTCAGGATTCCGGCCACGGCGAGGATCCCGCCGATGGCGAAGGGTACGGCGCCCGCGAGGAGCAGGGTCGCGTCTCCCGCGAGGCGGATCCACTCCGTGGTGTGAAAGAGCCCGGTCATCGTGAATTCCACGCTCCGGGCGTGGGCGTACCCGTTGAGCACCACGTCATAAAGCTGCAGAACGCCGGCGGGGAAGAGGTTCAGGACGATCATGAGGCCCAGCCCCGCGTTGAGTCCCCAGAACCCGGCGCGGATGAACTTCTCGGCGCGCCCCCAAGCCCCGTCGGAGGCAAGGGCCCTCAGGCAGTAAGCGAGGACCGCGAGGGCGAGCATCCCGAAGACCCCGAACATGGCGGCGTGTCCGTGGTTCGGCGTCAGGGTCGTGCCCATTTCGAAGTAGGAGACGATGGGCAGGTTGATGAGGAAACCGAAAACCCCCGCGCCGAGGAAGTTCCAGAATCCCACGGCTATGAGGAACATGACCGCCCATTTTTGCTTGAGAGCGAGGGGTTTCCCGCAGTCGGCGCAGGGCGCCTTTTGAAGTTTGAGGAAATCCCATGCGTCCAGCGTGAGGAGCGTGAGGGGTACCACCTCCAGGGCGGAAAAGCAGGCCCCGATGGCCATGGACGCGGCCTCCTGCCCCGTGAAGTACCAGTGGTGCGCCGTGCCCGCGATTCCGCCGGCGAGGTAGAGGATGGCGTCCAGGTAGATGACCCGGCTCGCCGTGACCGCTCGGACGAGTCCCATGTGGACGAACATGAGGGCGACGAGGACCGTGGCGAACAGCTCGAAGAAGCCCTCCACCCAGAGGTGGATGATCCAGAAACGCCAATTGTCGATCACCGCGAAGTTGGTTCGCGCGCCCCAAAGGAACGCCGGGAGGTAGAAGATCACCACGGCCACGGAAGCGAAGAGGAAAAGGCCCGCCAGCTCTCTTTTGCCCTCGTCGCGGAAGGCGGGAAGCAGCGCGCGGACCATGAGGAGGAGCCAGAAGACGAGCCCGGCGGCCAGGAGGATCTGCCAAAAGCGCCCCAGGTCCACGTACTCCGAGCCCTGGTGTCCGAACCAGAACCACACCTCCCCCAGCCGGTTGTTGATGCCCAGGTACTCCCCGAAGAGGCTTCCGAACACGACGACCGCCAGGGCGCCCAGGAGGGCGAGCGCTCCCCATTTCTGTCCCTTCGGCTCCTGGCCGCCGAGTAGGGGGGCGAGAAAGAGGCCGCCGCCCACCCAGGCCGTGGCGATCCAGAACACCGCGAGCTGGAGGTGCCACGTTCGGGCGAGGTTATAGGGGAGGAGGTTCGCGAGGCTGTACCCGTAGAAGCCCTCGGGCTCGACACGGTAGTGGGCGAGGGCCCCCCCCAGAAAGACCTGGAGGAGAAAGAGGAGAACGACCACGAGAAAGAAGAGGGCGGTGATCCGCTGGCTCGGCGTGAGGGCCGTCGCCTTGGGCAGGCTCAGGTGGGCGGGCCGTTCCCCCGCGTCGCCCTTCCACCCCAGG
It includes:
- a CDS encoding ammonia-forming cytochrome c nitrite reductase subunit c552, translated to MAPGWTGWWKESGGRWALFTAVAVAAAVASAVVTALLVNIFERKQEAKDPYLKLVQVSEETTDPETWGMNWPRQFDAYKRTADATRTKFGGSEAMPAQKLERDPWLKRMYDGYAFSIDYRDRRGHAYMLFDQEHTERVTKKAQPGACLHCHASIIPLYRHVGNGDVMKGFEEVCAMPYQQAHDFKDESGKALVRHPVSCVDCHDPKSMELRVTRPGFLNGIRALKASQGIADYDPNRDATRQEMRSYVCGQCHVEYYFKGERKTLTYPWHKGLRVEEIEAYYDEAGYKDWTHAETGAPALKAQHPEFEMWNQGIHSRSGVACADCHMPYVRQGALKISDHWVRSPLVNDESISRACQPCHRYPEAEIRARVDLIQERNHALLQRAASALMDQLDAVRAAQAGGATPADLAPVLDLQRKAQWRIDFVSSENSMGFHAPQEAARILGEAIDYARQGQAKAAELAASRP
- the nrfH gene encoding cytochrome c nitrite reductase small subunit, whose amino-acid sequence is MTRGIPNLPSPLWVAALLVGVAAGVGFFTFGYAEGLSYFSQDPAACRNCHIMNDSFDSWQKSGHHGAAACVDCHLPHGFVEKYLAKAENGYHHSRGFTLQDFHEPIRIKEKNAGILQENCVRCHGELVHDLVASASARAGGVRCVHCHADVGHGPVR
- a CDS encoding cupin domain-containing protein codes for the protein MTESLTPIAQDLTRQIQFAERGIVSKTLYDSPALKLVLFCFEEGQTLSEHTAPFEAVIHVVEGKATVRLGDEDHEAAPGSVYVMPKGLVHAVQAAGRFVFLLTLVKERPLATLRS
- a CDS encoding alginate export family protein → MGWVRRGWVGAIWLWVALTAKAQGLPLWEGGEGSLSLLLEERARWEIREDADFQKEAEDRNAFVGNRFRAGLDLRFGTSLRIFAEGQDSRHWGADAVPAKIAGRHSDLRQAYVEVRGLGGVKGLSTRLGRQELSYGEERLVGAFGWSNVGRSFDAAKVRFESSGVFLDAFLARARRRPLLGDTPDQTLSGLYAGFLQDRKDLKAEAYLLLKRDGGRTPGELGGEFRSRIPTYGGRLLWAPGAGLELALESAWQTGERGPDRHRADAQSLRVTWTLPSDAGVALGAEWNRASGDEDPLDGRSGSFDNLFPTNHNKYGLMDYHNWSNLREVKIFGSVLIREKVRLEVEVHDFRLDSPTASWTSAGGALMGRDPSGGSGGRVGREVDLAVSGGFKTRPSVKWLAGVSQYDPGEFAKAVRGPDPSRLAYVQVALAY
- a CDS encoding multiheme c-type cytochrome is translated as MKKKWLRFTVLLGLFAAFSTAAADGPDCVGCHTAKGITGSALRDWKLSKHAAGEVTCAECHLTGDPASKTGACEAKGVVRSVSAKTCARCHPDQAGQFAKSKHAAAWVAMNAMPTTGDQPHALMDGMKGCGGCHRVGLDGGKCDSCHTRHLFSAAEARRPEACATCHMGFDHPQWEMYSTSKHGALYMQTAHKTNWEVPIKDWYKEAATAYPDSPRTPTCAFCHMPSGDHGVKTSWGFLAVRLPEDDPEWMADRAVILQALGVLDKNGQPTARLELVKAGDVARLTKEEWQARRDQMIGQCSKCHGPTFAREELQKGDEIIKAADRLMAQAIQEVYGLYRDGILPEPKDRPFSVDVLRFYEVEHPIEQKLYVMLMEHRMRTFQGAFHMNPDYQHWYGWAEMKRDLAEIKAEAAQIRKAHAEGNAKK
- a CDS encoding nitric-oxide reductase large subunit produces the protein MSEPGTPARLSPWWRRAALGVMIFGFSILVFLTFQTYRNAPPIPSRVVDEQGAVLYTAEDVGKGQEVFFKYGLMEHGSLWGHGAYLGPDYSAAYLRREAEITRDALAASRFDMAAKALDNTQRGAVLAEVKDVLKTNRYDAATGVLLYTAGEARSFAVQQSEWADYLAKGAPGLPASYLKGADEARALTAFLAWSSWATRASRPGRTYSYTNNWPYDPLAGNTPTPQAILWSAVSLVFLLCGLGAVLFVFGKFDFLGWKGDAGERPAHLSLPKATALTPSQRITALFFLVVVLLFLLQVFLGGALAHYRVEPEGFYGYSLANLLPYNLARTWHLQLAVFWIATAWVGGGLFLAPLLGGQEPKGQKWGALALLGALAVVVFGSLFGEYLGINNRLGEVWFWFGHQGSEYVDLGRFWQILLAAGLVFWLLLMVRALLPAFRDEGKRELAGLFLFASVAVVIFYLPAFLWGARTNFAVIDNWRFWIIHLWVEGFFELFATVLVALMFVHMGLVRAVTASRVIYLDAILYLAGGIAGTAHHWYFTGQEAASMAIGACFSALEVVPLTLLTLDAWDFLKLQKAPCADCGKPLALKQKWAVMFLIAVGFWNFLGAGVFGFLINLPIVSYFEMGTTLTPNHGHAAMFGVFGMLALAVLAYCLRALASDGAWGRAEKFIRAGFWGLNAGLGLMIVLNLFPAGVLQLYDVVLNGYAHARSVEFTMTGLFHTTEWIRLAGDATLLLAGAVPFAIGGILAVAGILKERPEDAQKTVHAH